TCCAGGAGGATCAGGTCAGCGCCCGCGTCCAGGACCTCGCGGACCTGGTGGAGGGTGTCCACCTCGACCTCGACGGGCAGGTCCGGGGTGCCCAGCTCGGCCAGCGTCTCCCGGACGGCCTTGAACGCCTGGGCCACGCCGCCCGCGGCGACCACGTGGTTGTCCTTGACGAGGGCCGCGTCGGACAGTGACATGCGGTGGTTGACGCCGCCGCCGCAGCGCACCGCGTACTTCTCAAGGGCGCGCAGGCCCGGAGTCGTCTTGCGGGTGTCGCGCACGCGCGCGCCGGTGCCCTCGAGCGCGTCGGCCCAGGCGCGGGTGGCGCTGGCGATGCCCGAGAGGCGGCACAGCAGGTTCAGGGCGCTGCGCTCTCCGGTGAGCAGGTCCCGGGTGCGGGCGGTGACGGAGATGAGCTTCTGGCCCGGCTCGACGCGGTCGCCGTCCTCGACGTGGCGCTCGACCTCGAACTCGTCGGTGCAGACGATCGAGAGCACCGCCTCGGCGATGCGCAGACCCGCGACGACGCCCGACTCACGGGCGGTGAAGTCGCCGGTGGCGACCGCGTCCTCGGGGACGGTGGCGACGGTCGTCACGTCCACTCCGCCGTCGAGGTCCTCCTCGATGGCGAGGTGCGCGATGTCCTCGACCTGTACGGGGTCGAGGCCGGACTCGGCCAGCAGCCCGGCGAGGGCGGGGTCCAGGCCGCACTCGTACACCTCGTCGCCGCAGCCGCAGTCGTCGCCGCAGCCCTGCTCCTCGGCGGCGCGGGCGCCGATCTGGATCAGCGGGACGTCCACGGGCTCCGGACGTTCTTCGGACGTGCTCACTGTTACGGCTCCCTGTCGGCGGTGGGGGTGGGGACGAAGGCGGGACGGGTGGGCGGGAAGACCTCAGTCGCCGTGCGGCGCACCACGAGGCGGCGGTCGGGGGTGAGGCGCACGACGATATGACGGCGCCACCCGGCGTCATCCCGCCCGGGGTGGTCCTCGCGCCAGTGGCAGCCGCGCGTCTCCGTCCGCTCGTGGGCGGCGGCGACCAGCACCCGGGCGACGAGCAGCAGATTGGTGGCCTCCCAGGACTCGACGCCCGGTTCGGCGGCCTTGTCGAACTCCTCGGCGTCGTGCAGCGCGGACAGGTGCAGCGCCTCCAGGGCGTCCGCCGCGTCGTCCAGGCTCGCCGCGGAGCGCAGCACTCCGGCGCCGTTCGTCATGATCCGCTGGATCTCGCGCCGGGCCTCGGGCACGAGGAGCGGTACGGGGCCCCGGGAACCCCCCTCCGCCGGGGCGCCGGCCGCGAGCCCCGGCCGGCTGTCCGCCACGGCCGCGACGGGCGGGGAGCCGTCGGTACCGGCCGGCGGGACGGGCCCGTGCGCATGGGTCTCCGCGATCGTCCTCGCGATGCGTTCCGCGAAGACGAGGCCCTCCAGGAGGGAGTTGGAGGCCAGCCGGTTGGCGCCGTGGACACCGGTGCAGGCGACCTCGCCGCAGGCGTAGAGGCCGGGGACGGTCGTACGGCCGTGGAGGTCGGTGCGGACACCGCCGGAGGCGTAGTGGGCGGCCGGGGCGACCGGGATCGGCTCGGTGACCGGGTCGATGCCGTGGGCGCGGCAGGCGGCGAGGATGGTGGGGAACCGGTTCTCCCACATCTCGGCGCCGAAGTGGCGGGCGTCCAGGAACATGTGGTCCGCGCCCTGCTCCTGCATGCGGCGCATGATGCCCTTGGCCACGATGTCCCGGGGGGCGAGCTCGGCCAGTTCGTGCTGCCCCACCATGAAGCGGGTGCCGGACGCGTCGACGAGATGGGCGCCCTCACCCCGCACCGCCTCGGAGACCAACGGCTGCTGGCCCTCGGAGTCCGGGCCGAGCCAGAGCACCGTCGGGTGGAACTGGACGAACTCGAGGTCGCTCACCTCGGCGCCGGCGCGCAGCGCGAGCGCGACGCCGTCGCCGGTCGACACCGGCGGGTTGGTGGTGGCGGAGAAGACCTGGCCCATGCCGCCGGTCGCCAGGACCACGGCGGGGGCGTGCACCGCGCCGACGCCGTCGTGCTGGCCCTCGCCCATGACGTGCAGGGTGATGCCGGCCGTACGGCCCTCCGCGTCGGTCAGCAGGTCGAGCACCAGCGCGTGCTCGATGACGCGGACCGCGCCGTCACGTATCGCCGTGACCAGCGCGCGGGAGATCTCCGCGCCCGTGGCGTCGCCTCCCGCGTGGGCGATGCGGCGGCGGTGGTGGCCGCCCTCGCGGGTCAGCGCGATGCCTCCGGCGCCGTCGGTGTCGAACCGCGCGCCGGTCGCGATCAGCCGCCGCACGGCGTCCGGGCCCTCGGTGACGAGCGTGCGCACCGCCTCCCCGTCGCACAGCCCGGCGCCCGCGACGAGGGTGTCGCCGAGATGCTGCTCGGGGGTGTCGCCCTCGCCGAGCGCCGCGGCGATGCCGCCCTGGGCCCAGCGGGTGGATCCGTCGTCCAGGAGCGCCTTCGTGACCACGACGGTGC
The genomic region above belongs to Streptomyces marianii and contains:
- a CDS encoding L-aspartate oxidase gives rise to the protein MTSTGIRLNAPAPGWAIDADVVVVGSGVAGLTAALRCRAEGLRTVVVTKALLDDGSTRWAQGGIAAALGEGDTPEQHLGDTLVAGAGLCDGEAVRTLVTEGPDAVRRLIATGARFDTDGAGGIALTREGGHHRRRIAHAGGDATGAEISRALVTAIRDGAVRVIEHALVLDLLTDAEGRTAGITLHVMGEGQHDGVGAVHAPAVVLATGGMGQVFSATTNPPVSTGDGVALALRAGAEVSDLEFVQFHPTVLWLGPDSEGQQPLVSEAVRGEGAHLVDASGTRFMVGQHELAELAPRDIVAKGIMRRMQEQGADHMFLDARHFGAEMWENRFPTILAACRAHGIDPVTEPIPVAPAAHYASGGVRTDLHGRTTVPGLYACGEVACTGVHGANRLASNSLLEGLVFAERIARTIAETHAHGPVPPAGTDGSPPVAAVADSRPGLAAGAPAEGGSRGPVPLLVPEARREIQRIMTNGAGVLRSAASLDDAADALEALHLSALHDAEEFDKAAEPGVESWEATNLLLVARVLVAAAHERTETRGCHWREDHPGRDDAGWRRHIVVRLTPDRRLVVRRTATEVFPPTRPAFVPTPTADREP
- the nadC gene encoding carboxylating nicotinate-nucleotide diphosphorylase; protein product: MSTSEERPEPVDVPLIQIGARAAEEQGCGDDCGCGDEVYECGLDPALAGLLAESGLDPVQVEDIAHLAIEEDLDGGVDVTTVATVPEDAVATGDFTARESGVVAGLRIAEAVLSIVCTDEFEVERHVEDGDRVEPGQKLISVTARTRDLLTGERSALNLLCRLSGIASATRAWADALEGTGARVRDTRKTTPGLRALEKYAVRCGGGVNHRMSLSDAALVKDNHVVAAGGVAQAFKAVRETLAELGTPDLPVEVEVDTLHQVREVLDAGADLILLDNFTPVETAEAVAIVARRAVLESSGRLTLANARAYAETGVDYLAVGALTHSSAILDIGLDLREAGV